The genomic stretch ATTCTATTTCAGTTGTATTTGAGTTGCTGTGGTTTTTAAACCAAAAGTTTAGGATTAGATTTCCCGAAGCCGCTGAAAGATCAAAGTAGGGAGTATTAAGATACTGGACGCCAATAGAGTTTGCAACAACCGTCTTACTTGTGTGCCATGCATTTTTGCCTGAGTGCGTCCCCTCAAGATGATGACTATAACCACTACCTCTAGCCCACATTTGAGGATTTGAAGAAGACGATTGACCAAGGGACCACAACGAATCTGAAGTCTCAAAATCCCAAAAATGCGGAAGAGTTAATACTTGCTCAAGCATTAGTACGATTCGGCCCAGGTTATCAGTTTCGTTAGATTCTTGAATTGTATTCGTATAATCATGCTGTAGGAGGATATAATAGAAACCTGGGGTAGTGAATGTTGGCACTGTAAAAGTTTGGTTCCAATTTATTACAGGACCATTGGTACTTATACTCTTAGTTCCTAAAAGTTGATCAGTACTATCCAGAATTCCATCAGTGGAAATAAAAAATTTTGTTTTTATTGAGACATAACTTGTGCTTGGATTAGAGTGTCCAATTTCTGCACTAATTCTTAAAGAAGTACAATCTAAAGATAACCGCAAGGTATCGTCAGAGTTAATTCCATAAACATTAGGCAATCCCTGACCAGACAGGGACGAGCATGTAAATACTGTGATAATTAGTGATAAAAATTTCTTCATGAGTTAGTTGCAATTAGTCAGTAGCAAAATACTATATTATTTTACAAATTTTAATAGCAGACTTCACGTCATCACATTACCAAACTCAATCACTATACACTGAAAGTTTTAGCGAAAATTCCAAAATCATTCCGATAAGTACTTTCTCTGCCGAATTTGCGCGAATTGCGCCTATTTGTCCTTTTTTACTGCATATTCTGCAGACTTCTCCATTCTGTTAAAATAGCACATCTTTACCCACAAAACCCACAAACCACTGCTTCCCAGTGTGTTAAGGTGGAATAAATCACAAGATGCCAAAGACGCATGGTGCTTGCAACTTATATGGCAGCTTACAAACTTTATAGCTGATTAACCATTAGTTATATGGGTGCTAAGCCAAACAAATTAATATTTCACTTAAAACAATACTATGAAAGTATTAGTCATAGGAGCCGGAAACATGGGCTTAACCTATGCTGAAGCAATTTCAAAGTCGGAATTACTCCAGAATAACCAATTGATGATTTTGGACACCGATTCAGAAAAAATCAAGGAACTGCGCAAGAGCAAAAATTTTGAAGTTTTTGATAGTTTAAAATCCTGCGTTCCTAAAGCGGACATCATTTTTGTGGCCGTAAAACCATATCACAGTGAAGACCTATTTGCCGAAATGAAATCCATGGTGAATGCCGAGCAGGTTTTCATTTCTATAATGGCAGGGGTGTCTATCAAGTTTATGCAGGAATCCATGGGGGTAACCAAAGTGGTGCGTGCCATGCCTAATCTACCAGCGCAGGTAGGAAAAGGAGTTACATCTTACACGGCTTCCGAAGAAGTTTCCAGACTGGAGCTTCTTACAGTTGAAAATCTCCTGAACACCACCGGTAAAACGGTACGCCTGGATACCGAAAATGATATTGATGCCTCTACCGGTATTTCAGGAAGCGGACCTGCTTACATCTTTTACTTTATGCAAAGTATGATTGAGGCAGCTCTTAAAATGGGCTTCTCCGAACATGACTCTAAAGTATTGGTGGGCCAAACATTTGAAGGTGCTGTGGAGCTTTTTAATAGTAACAACCTTTCACCAAATTCATGGATGGACAGAGTGGCCTCTAAAGGAGGAACTACACGTGCAGCCTTGGATTCTATGGAAGATAACAACGTGAAAGAAATGATTAAAGAAGCTGCTTATGCTGCCTTTAATCGCGCTGTTGAACTTGGAAAAGAAACAGTATAAGACATGGCAGAACATTGCGACAAAAAGAAAAGAGTAGTGGTAAAAGTTGGTACCAATGTAATGACCAACAAGGATAATCGCATTGTAGGCCCCATTTTGAAAAGTTTGGTACATCAAATTGCTAAGCTTTATGAAGAGGATGTACTTACAGTTTTAGTTTCCTCAGGTTCCGCTATTGCGGGAAAAGAAGTGTTGGGTGACAGCGAAATTCAAGATCCTACCACACGTAGACAGGTATTTTCTGCTGTGGGTCAACCGCGAATGATGCGCCATTACTACAGTATTTTTCATGATTATGGAATGCGCTGTGCACAAGTACTTGCCACCAAGCGTGACTTTGCGCCAGGTAAGCACCGTGACAATATGATAAACTGCTATGAAGCACTTTTAAGCGAAGGGATAATTCCTATTGCAAATGAAGATGATGCCGTTTCGCTTACCATGTCTATGTTTTCAGACAATGACGAGTTGGCCAGCCTGGTGGCGGAATTGATTGATGCAGATATGCTCATCCTATTGACGGACACAGATGGGCTTTTTACCGGTCATCCCGATCATGATGATTCAAAAATTATCCGTCATGTACAAATTGACCAAGATGTAGAACAATACATTCAGGAAAGTGAAAAAGGCGAAGGCGAAGGCCGTGGTGGAATGGAGAGCAAACTAGGTGTTGCAAAAAGTACCGCTGCCAAAGACATTCCTACCTATATAGCCAACGGTAAACGCGAAAATGTAATTGTGGATATAGTGCAAGGCAAAGAAGTGGGAACCCGATTTACAGCATAGTAAAATGCAAGTTCCGATGGATCGGCATTCAAGCAATAAATGTTCTGATTTAAATTCATCTTTAGAGAGACCGAGAAGCTCCTAAGGATTGAGGAGATCACTCGGCCGAACTTAAGCTGAGTAACAAGCAGGTTATCCATTTCTTGCAAGCCTAGACTTTTTAGTTCGTTTTGGGGCACCTGAGGTGCAACCGAAAGCATAAGCACTTTGCGCATAATGCCAAAATGAACATTAAAAAATTAAATAAAACCAGTGGCAATAAAAGACCACATCAAAAAAGATACAAATGAGATTATTACAGACTGAACTTAAGAACAAAGTGTTGCAGTCTATGATGAATATTCTTGACAAAAGACGTGAAGACATTATAGCTGCCAATCAAAAGGATTTGGACGCATTTGACAAAAACGACCAGGCTCTTTACGACAGACTGATCGTAAACGAAGCCAAGGTTGATGGTATGATCACAGCTGTAAAAGAAGTGATGCAGCAGGATGATCCCGTTGGAGAAGTTATCTCACAGAGAAAATTGGAAAACGGCCTAAACATCATCAATAAGACAGCACCTTTCGGCACCATCATGATTATTTATGAGTCTCGCCCCGATGTTACCATTGAAGCAGCAGTTTTAGCCTTTAAGGCGAATAGCAAAATATTACTAAAAGGTGGTAAAGAAGCCTTTCATAGCAATGTTGTTTTGGTAGAATGCTGGCATGAAGCTCTTACTGAAAATGGCCTTGATAAAGACTGGATCCAGATGCTTCAGATGAATCGTGAGGAAACTCAGGAATTCTTAAGAAACCCAAGCCAAAAGCTGGATTTGATTGTTCCGCGTGGTGGCGAACGATTGATAGAATTTGTAAAACAACACGCTAAATGCGCAGTTCTGGTGAGCGGTAGAGGAAACAACTTCCTTTATGTACATAAGGATGCAGATTGGCAGCAAGCCCTTAAAGTGATTGTAAATGCAAAGACAGCTAAGATTTCCGCCTGCAATGCACTTGACAAAATTTTGGTGGATGAAAACCTTCCTGAATTTGAAAGTCACCTGAAAGAACTTCAAAAAGTGCTGAAGGAAAATAAGGTAGAAATATTGGTAGATGATAAAGTGAGTGGCATCTTGAATGATGAGCAAACCATCACCGATAAGGCAATTTGGAAAGAAGAGTTTTTAGCACTTAAAAGTGTGGTTGGTTCAGTGAGCAATCCCAATGAAGCCATTGATCTGATCAACGAAAATAGCGGTGGCCACTCCAGCACTATTATGACAAAAGATGCCAGCACCGCAGAAACTTTTATGGAACAGGTAGACAGCGCAGCGGTGTATCACAATGCCAGCACACGTTTTACTGATGGTGGCTCAATGGGCGTTGGTGCCGAGTTGGCTATTAGCACAGATAAACTTCATCATCGTGGACCATTAGGCCTTAAGCAATTGGTGACTAACAAATATTATGTTCATGGAGATGGACAGATAAGAGAATAGGATATAACCC from Owenweeksia hongkongensis DSM 17368 encodes the following:
- the proC gene encoding pyrroline-5-carboxylate reductase, with product MKVLVIGAGNMGLTYAEAISKSELLQNNQLMILDTDSEKIKELRKSKNFEVFDSLKSCVPKADIIFVAVKPYHSEDLFAEMKSMVNAEQVFISIMAGVSIKFMQESMGVTKVVRAMPNLPAQVGKGVTSYTASEEVSRLELLTVENLLNTTGKTVRLDTENDIDASTGISGSGPAYIFYFMQSMIEAALKMGFSEHDSKVLVGQTFEGAVELFNSNNLSPNSWMDRVASKGGTTRAALDSMEDNNVKEMIKEAAYAAFNRAVELGKETV
- the proB gene encoding glutamate 5-kinase → MAEHCDKKKRVVVKVGTNVMTNKDNRIVGPILKSLVHQIAKLYEEDVLTVLVSSGSAIAGKEVLGDSEIQDPTTRRQVFSAVGQPRMMRHYYSIFHDYGMRCAQVLATKRDFAPGKHRDNMINCYEALLSEGIIPIANEDDAVSLTMSMFSDNDELASLVAELIDADMLILLTDTDGLFTGHPDHDDSKIIRHVQIDQDVEQYIQESEKGEGEGRGGMESKLGVAKSTAAKDIPTYIANGKRENVIVDIVQGKEVGTRFTA
- a CDS encoding glutamate-5-semialdehyde dehydrogenase, which gives rise to MRLLQTELKNKVLQSMMNILDKRREDIIAANQKDLDAFDKNDQALYDRLIVNEAKVDGMITAVKEVMQQDDPVGEVISQRKLENGLNIINKTAPFGTIMIIYESRPDVTIEAAVLAFKANSKILLKGGKEAFHSNVVLVECWHEALTENGLDKDWIQMLQMNREETQEFLRNPSQKLDLIVPRGGERLIEFVKQHAKCAVLVSGRGNNFLYVHKDADWQQALKVIVNAKTAKISACNALDKILVDENLPEFESHLKELQKVLKENKVEILVDDKVSGILNDEQTITDKAIWKEEFLALKSVVGSVSNPNEAIDLINENSGGHSSTIMTKDASTAETFMEQVDSAAVYHNASTRFTDGGSMGVGAELAISTDKLHHRGPLGLKQLVTNKYYVHGDGQIRE